A region of the Haematobia irritans isolate KBUSLIRL chromosome 5, ASM5000362v1, whole genome shotgun sequence genome:
cagcgtagctgacgtttgtccaatttgcaaccaagggccacacgacacgcgtcatcttttctcttgcccagccaaaccaacccgacttaccaccagatcactctggacacaccccaccttagtcgcagagttccttgatctgccaacaagctaatgtaccaagcgtataacatgaaatggatgagatcacaataaactgttacaacaacaacaacaaccacaacccaactaactcgattgtggatgacagtctttcgttgaagtttctacgctatccatggtggaggatgagAGGGTTAGAATTTATGTAGTAACAATGTGATACTAATTCAGAACTAAAAAATACGCAGGGTCTAAAGTCTGGCGGGAtccactatattataccctgcaccaattttttttcttcacatttgtaatccaccgctgaaaactttttgatgtttgcTCGATACTGGCATTGAACTAGTCAAGATGATTTTCCCCAGACTTTCCTATATTCACGATTTTCATCCCCGTTGTAGAGAATTTTAATATTTGCAATCCGTAGTTGAAGCTTGAATTGCTCCTTTATTggcattgtttttttgtttcatgaaTATCGAAGCACTGTGCATTGTATGGCTTACCTTAAATCTACTacattgataaaataaaaagtttttataatagtTTTTTGTATTTCACTTATCCATCTATACTGTataatgtatttataaaaaaattattacacaacaatttccaaatttaatttaaaacttaaaaaaaaaacgaggcaaaaacttaaataaagggtgattcttttgaggttaggattttcatgcattagtatttgacagatcacgtgggatttcagacatggtgtcaaagagaaagatgctcagtatgctttgacatttcatcatgaatagacgaacgatctgccacaacgtcgaattttcagtgaatgggccctagaaaagttggcagaaaatccggttttttaacgacaaattttgttcagtgatgaggctcatttctggttgaatggctacgtaaataagcaaaattgccgcatttggagtgaagagcaaccagaagccgttcaagaactgcccatgcatcccgaaaaatgcactgtttggtgtggtttgtacgctggtggaatcattggaccgtattttttcaaagatgctgttggacgcaacgttacggtgaatggcgatcgctatcgttcgatgctaacaaactttttgttgccaaaaatggaagaactgaacttggttgacatgtggtttcaacaagatggcgctacatgccacacaactcgcgattctatggccattttgagggaaaacttcggagaacaattcatctcaagaaatggaccggtaagttggccaccaagatcatgcgatttgacgcctttagactattttttgtggggctacgtcaagtctaaagtctacagaaataagccagcaactattccagctttggaagacaacatttccgaagaaattcgggctattccggccgaaatgctcgaaaaagttgcccaaaattggactttccgaatggaccacctaagacgcagccgcggtcaacatttaaatgaaattatcttcaaaaagtaaatgtcatggaccaatctaacgtttcaaataaagaaccgatgagattttgtaaattttatgcgtttttttttaaaaaaaagttatcaagctcttaacaaatcaccctttaggtatTTCTTTGCTATTTACAAAAGAAAGGtcaactaaaattatttttatttctaacagtTGTGTGTTGTCGTTCATTACAACTGAACTCTTGAGTCAATTCTTAGTCTAAATAAATTGAATGTTTAATGGTatacgaaaacaaaaattaaaaaaaaaatatatatatatatatatgaataaaaCCGGCTAGGAAAAGCGAAAGAAAATTCGCTTAACAAAAATCccatcttattttatttttatgcaaattttgttttgttattttcgcgGATTTCCTTTTCCCCCCTTTGTCAAGTCACGGCACTTAGTGGGGCTGTAATAATAAAtaagtgtgtttgtgtgtgtgcggAACTTTCCTTCACAGATCCTTTTTACCAAGCAAATTATCCTCATGAGCCTTTTGggcaattttaaataaactctcAAAGGTAGCATTGCCCGTTTGCTTAACCATACCAAGAAATACACCCTCCTTAGATTGGGTTAGTAGTTCATAGGGTGTACCAAACTCTACAGCTCGGCCAGCATCCATTACTAAAACCTTGTCAGAATCCATAACGGTATGCAAACGATGGGCAATGGTTAGAACAGTACAGTTATGGAATTTATGGCGTATGGTTGTTTGGATGAGGGCATCGGTTTGGGGGTCCACATTGGCAGTGGCCTCGTCCATAACAAGTATACGATTCTCACGCAGAATGGCTCGGGCAAGACATACCAATTGGCGTTGACCTACACTGAAATTGGTGCCACCTTCGGAAATTATACCGTGAATGCCATTGGGCATATCGGTAACCACATTCTTTAGTTTCACCTgaaaagaaatagaaataaggTGACTCcattaaatttattgtttttattgtctatttaattaaattgaatttaatttaagataaataatattaattaataaaaagctaaaaaaaaaacaattatttgaaatatttaattaaaatatatgattaaataattaatttattatatatttaataagtaaaataatatgtatttatatattaaactaatttATATCTATTAAGTAAATTAAACAATTACATGTTTGAATTGAAACTGATttaattaaacttatttttatgttagtgattttataattttaatagtaaattaaataattaaattaaattatttgatttgaattgcttaaatgaaatataatacTTCTTAActcttttaagttttttatttatatatttaagtaattaaattaaactaaataatattaaattttgtttatttaattaaaaagttttattgaaaataattaaattaaatttagttttactttactgatttaattaatttttattgttaattaaataatttatttatttcatattaattaaattaaatttgatattatttagttgatttaacttttttataagTAATTAATAActacataaattaattaaaaacaagtatatacggccgtaagttcggccaggccgaagcttatgtaccctccatcatggattgcgtagaaacttcatctaaacactgccatccacaatcgaattacttaagttgtggtaacgcttgccgatggcaaggtatcttaaaacctcctaacaccatcttataaattgtatgtaagtccatacgtggtatatatttaatcaaaaaagatcgatccaatacgtatgtaattcagtttgacaaaatagacataaaattttgacaaaattttctacagaaatagaattttaacaaaattttctatagaaagaaacttttgacaaaattttctatagaaataaaatcttggtaggctatttttggctcgagtggcaaccatgattatgaaccgaataaaatttgaacaaaattttctatagaaataaaattttgacaaaattttctatagaaataaaattttgacaatgatgaaaattttattatgaaccgaataaaattttaacaaaattttctctagaaataaaattttgacaaaattttctatagaaataaaattttggtagattatttttggctctagtggcaaccatgattatcaaccgatgtgggtcaatttttgtgtgattggaccaattttggtatggttgttagcgaccatatactaacaccacgttcctaatttgaaccggatcggatgaattttgctcctccaagaggctccggaggtcaaatctggagaatgttttatatgggggctatatataattatggcccgatatggaccaattctggcacggttgttaaagatcatatactaacaccatgttccaaattactaccggattggatgaaatttgcttctcttggagacttcgcaagccaaatctggggatcggtttatatgggggctatatataattaagaaccgatgtggaccaatttttgcatggttgttaaagaccatataccaatatcatgtaccaaatttcagccggatcggatgaaatttgcttctctttgaggctccgcaacccaaatctggggatcggtttatatgggcgctatatataattatggaccgatgtggaccaatttttgcacggttgttagagaccatataccaataccatgtaccaaattttagccggatcggatgaaatatgcttctgttagaggctccacaagccaaatctgagggtccctttatatgggggctatacgtaaaagtggaccgatatggcccattttcaataccgtccgacctacatcgataacaactacttgtgccaagtttccagtcgatagcttgtttcgttcggaagttagcgtgatttccacagacggacggacggacggacatgcttagatcggctcagaatttcaccacgacccagaatatatatactttatgggaccttagagcaatatttcgatgtgttacaaacggaatgacaaagttaatatacccccatcctatgatggagggtataacaagtaaggaaagtctaaagtcgggcggggccgagtattttatacccagcaccactttgtagatctaaattttcgataccatatcacatccgtcaaatgtgttgggtgctatatataaaaagtttgtcccaaatacatacattttaatatctctcgatctggatagaatttgatagacttctacaaattctatagactcaaaatttaagacggctaatgcactagggcgaaacgcaatgttagtaaaaaaaatatgggaaagattcaaatctgaatcaattttaaggaaacttcacaaaagtttatttatgatttatcgctatatatatatgtatttgaagttaaggaaaattacagtcagttttacaatttttcgactaagcagaggcgattttacaaggaaaatgttggtattttaaccatttttgtcgaattcagaaaaacatatttatgggagctatatctaaatctgaaccgattccaaacaaatttagcacgcacagctacaatgctaattataccccCTATgcagaatttcaactaaatcggagtaaaaagttggcctctgtggtcatatgagtgtaaatcgggcgaaagctatatatgggagctatatctaattctgaaccgatttcaatcaaatttggcacacatgactatactactaattgcactcctagtgcaaaatttcaagctaatcggtataaaactctggctgctgggtccatataagtgcagatcgggcgaaatatatatatgggagctatatctaaatctgaaccaatttcttccaaaatcaatagggttctattctgacccaaaaaaggaacacgtgccaaatttgaaggcgattggacttatattgcgacctatactttgatcacaaaaatgtgttcacagacagacggacatggttatatcgactcagggaaccatcctgagcattattgccaaagacaccatatgtctacctcgtctccttctgggtgttacaaacatatgcactaacttataataccctgttccacagtgaggcgcagggtataattaaataagTTTATCTctagttatttatttttattatttattgttaaatttattttaactaattgaattaaatgtaatacttcctaactgctttatttttataccctccaccataggatggaggtatattaactatgtcattccgtttgtaacacatcaaaatattgttctaagacaccataaggtatatatatccttatttctatagaaaatgttgtcaaaattttatttctacagaaaattttgtcaaaattttatttctatagaaaattttgtcaaaattttatttctatagaaacttttgtcaaaattttatttctatagaaaattttgtcaaaattttatttctatagaaaattttgccaaattttatttctatagaaaattttgtcaaagttttacttctatagaatattttgtcaaaattttatttctatagaaaattttgtcaaaattttatttctatagaaaattttgtcaaaattttatttctatagaaaattttgtcaaaattttatttctatagaaaattttgtcaaaattttatttctatagaaaattttgtaataattttatttctatagaaaattttgtcaacattttatttctatagaaaattttgtcaaaattttatatttatagaaatttttgtcaagattttatttctatagaaaattttgtcaagatcttatttctatagaaaattttctctaaattttagttcattagaaaaaaattttatttctatgttatagaaaatttagttggaCTGAATTctaaacgtatttaatcggccttttttgtttaaaatatatcCCGTGTGGACTAATTTACAatgtagaagacggtgttagtaaGTTttcagataccttgccatcggcaagtgttatcgcaatccaagtaattcgattttggatgccagttttcagtagaagtttctacgcaatccatggtggaggttacataagattcgatcTGGCCGtatttatggccgtatatacttctttttaatttatataaataatttaatttaattaatttaatttttattaaattgattATTCCCccttttgttatattttaaaatttctaaatgaaatgaaattaaataaaagtaaatcaaaaataatatcttaatTATTTATACATAAACGATTTAAATAATAACATACGATCTTACCTCCTCTAATGCTTCCCATATCTTAGCATCGGAATATTCTTCGAATGGATCTAAATTGTAACGCATCGATCCTGAAAATAATACAGGCTCCTGAGgaattatggaaatttttgatcTTAAATCATGCAGGCCCATATCTCGAGTATCTTTTTGATCAATCAATACGGATCCATCATTGTACGATAGACGGAAGAGAGCATTTATGAGAGAAGATTTTCCAGCTCCAGTTCGTCCCACAATTCCCACTTTTTCACAagaatttatggaaaaatttaaagatttcaaaacACGCTCAGTTTTGGGATCCGGAGAATAACGTAGACTTAGTTCATCGAATGTAATGCTACCCTTCTCTGGCCATGTTTTTGGTGGTTTCTTTTCTGGTTTCGATTCTAACTCTCCCTCTGGTTCAATGTTTTCATATTCCACGACACGTTCCACTGAGGTCATGGTATTTTCTAGCTCGGCTGATTGTCTCATACCCCATTGTACCATACCGGTCAATCCCATGGCCTGTGTTATAGCTAAACCTACATCACCACCATTTTCTGGAGAGAATAGGAAGAAACTTAGTGTGATTATGGCCAAATAGATAACACAGAAACAATCCAGCCAGTAACCAAAAGCTCGACTTGTCGAAAGAAAGAGATAATAGCCAGAACTATGAAGATCCTGATAGTTATCGAATTCTTGTATGAGAATATCCTGAGCCTCAAAGGCTCTTATTGTTGCAAGACCATTTAATGAAGCACCCATATGTGTATAGATGGGAGAGCGAGCTGAAAAGAGAAAAATATGACGTGAATTTGTTAGCGATAACTCAAAACTTAATGGTAGACATTAAACAGGCACTGAAATCTGTGGGTTCGTATTCATTTACCATATCGATATCGTGGCAATACAAAGGCtatccataagcgtaggaaggcctctggggagggggcttagacccccccagaaaaattttagccccccccccccagaatttgaaaacctatttacgattttacatttttataaaaattaaacaagtatatacaaccgcacaaagttccgctaaagattttcatgcacaatcgaattactttggttgtggcagcagttgccgatggtaatgtttgaaatctgatatttataaaataaagctgtggttgcacttttgatttagttgaataactaaagctcctttattattttgtttagtctggtttagtcaatttaattaaaaaatagtaattgatattaaaactattctttcataaattaataacttaataatgctgcaaaaaagcgtagccaaaaaagaagtgaaaatgttctttttgggtccggaagtggtgcaaaattggcggagaagcgatgaatgtaatatgaaattgtcatagaacgaatgtccaccgtttcagcagccgttgcaatgaatttgcatcacttcttaaggtgtgacccgaattcagtgttttgaatgtgaattaaaaaattttgttataaatatacaaaaaaatgcatattttttatgatttttaacgcattctaacgcttgtttgaaacgctttccctcgaatattttcaaaaattctataaaaacttctataatgaatttagcatttttgtggcaaaatttgaataatttgtaccattttatttattcttacttttttttaagaaaacaaaaaataacgcattaaaatatgaaaaaaaaatggagtaaaaaacttcctgtgtagttaaaataattaacttctttgtgaggacatttttggaagtgcttttaaagttgtgcctttagaacaactcccaatttttttgctgggaagagtgtggaactacttttagttgctttattataaattaattgtcgagttattgtgatgcctatattgttattcatttttatgaaataaaacattaattgaacctataagttcagtctataaattcagctaggggggctatagccccccctaggaaaattgtctagctacgctaatgaggcTATCTCAGTCCTGCCTTTTCGAGTTTAACCATAAAAATTCAAAGTTACCAATATGAATTAGAACTaacatatacgtaaaagtggaccggtatggcccatttgcaataccatccgacctaaagggtgatacggtcaaaatttggtcaatataaacttgacgtatttctttcaattttgcatttaaaaaacctgaacaccccttattttgaaggtgtgtgtgtgtagaatgttgctcctatttggattttggaattcactcttcagttgtcaaaatgccgtccaagcaagaagagcagtgtatcaaaattttgctcgcgcatcgcgaaaatccgagctactcgcacgcaaagctggcaaaatcgctaaaagttgacaaaacaaccgttaaaaatgtaattaacgtgtttggggaacgtttgtcgacagccaggaagtctggatcggggggaaatcgaaaaccggaagccgctgagacgacaaagagagttggcggtagtttcaagcgaaaccctaacctttctctccgagatgccgcaaataagctgggtgtatcgtctacaaccgtgcatcgagccaaaaaacgagccggattaTCGACCTAcaggaaggtagtgactccaaatcgcgatgataaacaaaatacgacggccaaagcgcgatcccggaggctgtacacgacgatgctgacgaagcttgactgcgtggtaatggacgacgaaacctacgtcaaagccgactacaagcagcttccgggacaggagttttatacggcaaaaggaaggggaaaggtagcagatattttcaagcacataaaactgtcaaagttcgcaaagaaatatctggtttggcaagccatctgtacctgtggcttgaaaagcagcatttacatagcttccgggacagtcaatcaagaaatttacgtgaaagagtgtttgaataaacgtctgctgcctttcctgaagaaacaaggTTGTTCCGtattgttttggccggatttggcatcttgccattacggaaaaaggccatggagtggtacgccgccaacaacgtgcaggtggttcccaaggacaagaaccctcctaacacgccagagctccgccaattgagaaatactcggctattgtcaagcggaacctaaagaagaccaaaaaactgataaggacgagcagcagttcaaggcaaactggctttctgcggcgaagaaggtggacaaggtggctgtacaaaatctgatggcaggtgtcaagcgtgaggcccggcaattcagatttggaaaagcgaaagcctaactgaatatttttcctgaattttatactaattgaacttgaaaaagaaatttaatttgattttttaaataaacgatttcaccgatttacacgcgttttcacttggccaaattttgaccgcatcaccctttacatcaatagcaacaacttgtgcaagtttcaagtcgatagcttgtttcgttcggaagttagcgtgatttcaacagacggacgcttagatcgactcagaatttcaccacgacccagaatatatatactttatggggtcttagagcaatatctcgatgtgttacaaacggaatgacaaagttaatgcacccctcatcctatggtggagtgtaacATATAATAAACAAAGTTCTTATTAATTCATCAGTCGATTTTGTCATTTTGTCATAGAGCcataatataattttgcacatacaaatatcttctatcatttaaaatttgagaatttcTTGCATCGGAATAAGTGATATTTGTAATCTTATCTTCCGACACAATAGAGTGGACACTTTTGCAACATTTAGTATGCTCAATTCTAGTACAGGTAGAAAACTTGCGTAAGTACCACTCGAATATATTAATATCAGTACTTACTTATAGCTTCCAAACGTTTAACATCCCTCGAAGTTTTCAAATAGAAAGATCTCAAGAAATAGAAGATGATCATCAGTATTGCAGTAAAGAGAATATTCCAAGGATTCACTATACACAGCACCACAACAATACCCAACAAGGCTAAAAAGATTTGTATGCAATCCATCATGACTTGTGGTAAAATTTCATCCACTTGACCCATATCTTTAGAGAAACGATTCAAAATGCGTCCCGATGGATTGGTATTGAAGAAATACATGGCAGCTCGTGTAACACCCAAAAACATATCATTATGCATTTTAGTTGAAGATGTCATGGCCATGTTAAAGAATAACACACTACGTATCAAAGAGAATATCACCACACCGATATTGAGGGCGgtaaaaatgtatatatctATGGGATCTGTTTGTATATCGGTTTCATTTAATTCATggagtttattttcatttttgttgacCCTAAAGAGGGAGAAAGATTCGTTTTCATGAATAGCGAATATTAACttgaaattgataaaaaaaacactTACCAGTAGGACAAGAAAAAATCACTTCCTGAGGCTAAAGCTTGGGCTCCAACGACAAAGAATATAATGGATGCCACGGTTACATAACTGCCACTGCTTCCAAAATATTTGCGATATAGCTTGAAGCCAATTTTCCCTTGTTCCCGGGTTTCTTGGATTTGTCTGGGGGCTTCTTCCTGTTGTACAGACTCAGCGGTGGAAGCTACTGAAGAAACACTTATTTGTCTTTGTCTTATTTTACTAATGCTACGTTTCCTTGTCTCCAAATCTCCCACTTCATCTTCCATGTTCTCATTATTTTCCTCATTCTCACTGTTATCATTGTGTAACAACATTTGGGCATAATCTATACCACTTCTACGTATGGATTCATATGTGCCCACAGCTCGTACATGACCATTATCCAGAATTACAATAAGATCAGCTTCTTCAATGAATTGCAATTGATGTGTTACCAATACCACAATATGATCTTGCAAATAGCTACGCATGCAATGATCAAACAGATGACGGCCAACATGAGTATCAACAGCACTCAAAGGATCATCCAGTAGATAGATATCAGCTCGACGATAAACAGCACGAGCTAAATTAATTCTAGCCTTTTGACCACCTGACAAAGAGGCACCACGTTCTCCTACTATGGTTTTATCACCATACGGTAGCAATTCAAAGTCCCTTTCTAAGGCACATTTTTTCACCGTTATATTATAGCGTCTTCTATCCATGGGTTGACCAAATAGTATATTCTGACGCACTGTACCAGTGAAGAGCCAAGGATCTTGAGATGCATACGAAACGGTACCATTTACCGAAATCGTTCCCGAAACTGGAGGTAATTCACCCAATATGGTCTGTATTAAactgaaaaagcaaaaaaaaaaatggaaattaattGGCTGTGCTCAAttattatgttaaaaaaatattaattatgttaaaaaatattaattgcaaCTTCTGACTTATAACATTTACAACCTAAACAAGACAGTTTGAGGATATAATTAAGACTCCCAAAAAGACGAATAAAAATTGATATTGTTTCTGTCCAAGAGGTAAAAAAGGAAAATACCTTATGGGGCTACTCGGTTAGAGATAAAGACGTAGACAAAACGAGGAAATGCTGAACTGTGGACAGTGAAGCCATAGGAAAGACCGCGAAGATCATATGGGGAAATCCCAATGAGGACGAAATAAGAAAGAGAAGTGGCACGATTAGTAGGACTGTTGGGGTCATGACGGGATATATGGACCTCAAGACATTTTTGTAGTCAATGATAGTTTAAGTAGTGACTGTGGGGTGGGAAGCTTTCGACTGCCAGACTTCCCGAACTTTAACCGATTGACAGGAGTAAAATGCAAACAAATTAAAGAATTCTTCGAGAGCACAGAATCCATAAAATAATCATAGGGTTATAATCAGAGCAAGTATATatggacgtaagttcggccaggccgaatcacatctaccctccaccatggattgcgtacttctactaaagactgccatccacatcgaattacttgggttgtggttatACTTACCGATTGtaaggtttcttaaaacttcttaacatcgtcttctaaattgtaagttattccATACGTCGTATATAATAGACATAAAGGTTCTTGACCCGTATATATAGTGAAAtctacaaataactacgaaCCGATATAGACTTTTGCgtagtaattagagagccagccattgttagcacaatgtaccaaatttcaactggatcagatgaattttgctcctccaggaggttccggaggtcaaatctggggttggtttatatgggggcgatatatgattatggaccgatatggattaacttttgcatggttgttagggaccatatactgacaccacgtaccaaatttcaaccgtatcggatgaaatttgtttccctGAGAGATTCCAAAGCCAAATATGTGGGTCGGTTTAacatatatggggactatagctaaaagtggcc
Encoded here:
- the LOC142238787 gene encoding putative multidrug resistance-associated protein lethal(2)03659 encodes the protein MQSFKADELPENPRESANPLSALMFCFTMPTFFKGRKKDLDERDLYRALDEHKSDYVGHKLSHAWEEEVSNSCIKNKEPSLIKATMKVFGLRYMSLGVLMFLFEIFLRCSQPLFLGALVAFYADADNATDQDQTNAYLYALGVILTSAGSVIFMHPNMLGIVHTGMKIRVAICSMIYRKTLRLSRTALGNTTSGQVVNLISNDVGRLDTSVLHLHFIWIGPLELIIVCYFMYEQIGASAFIGVAWLLLFVPIQGYLGKKTSVLRLRTALCTDERVRMMNEIISGIQVIKMYAWEIPFGKMVNYARCKEMKAIRYVNYIRGIMGSFIMFLSRISVFSSLVGYVLLGQLLNAEKAFVITAFYSLLRTTMTVFFPMAIGQIAETLVSFKRIQNFMLLEETQLVEKNKSAMNIIPAITAENCKTVEYLEKPLTKDPGVVLTNLTAKWDTKALENNLDNVSLEFKPKQLIAVIGTVGSGKSTLIQTILGELPPVSGTISVNGTVSYASQDPWLFTGTVRQNILFGQPMDRRRYNITVKKCALERDFELLPYGDKTIVGERGASLSGGQKARINLARAVYRRADIYLLDDPLSAVDTHVGRHLFDHCMRSYLQDHIVVLVTHQLQFIEEADLIVILDNGHVRAVGTYESIRRSGIDYAQMLLHNDNSENEENNENMEDEVGDLETRKRSISKIRQRQISVSSVASTAESVQQEEAPRQIQETREQGKIGFKLYRKYFGSSGSYVTVASIIFFVVGAQALASGSDFFLSYWVNKNENKLHELNETDIQTDPIDIYIFTALNIGVVIFSLIRSVLFFNMAMTSSTKMHNDMFLGVTRAAMYFFNTNPSGRILNRFSKDMGQVDEILPQVMMDCIQIFLALLGIVVVLCIVNPWNILFTAILMIIFYFLRSFYLKTSRDVKRLEAITRSPIYTHMGASLNGLATIRAFEAQDILIQEFDNYQDLHSSGYYLFLSTSRAFGYWLDCFCVIYLAIITLSFFLFSPENGGDVGLAITQAMGLTGMVQWGMRQSAELENTMTSVERVVEYENIEPEGELESKPEKKPPKTWPEKGSITFDELSLRYSPDPKTERVLKSLNFSINSCEKVGIVGRTGAGKSSLINALFRLSYNDGSVLIDQKDTRDMGLHDLRSKISIIPQEPVLFSGSMRYNLDPFEEYSDAKIWEALEEVKLKNVVTDMPNGIHGIISEGGTNFSVGQRQLVCLARAILRENRILVMDEATANVDPQTDALIQTTIRHKFHNCTVLTIAHRLHTVMDSDKVLVMDAGRAVEFGTPYELLTQSKEGVFLGMVKQTGNATFESLFKIAQKAHEDNLLGKKDL